Sequence from the Equus quagga isolate Etosha38 chromosome 15, UCLA_HA_Equagga_1.0, whole genome shotgun sequence genome:
TGGACCACTCAGATGATGGGAAAGGGATAAGGAAACCACTGTGCCTTTTCCAGGTCAGCCTGGGCAGAATCTGCACTTGAGATTATTttctaggaaaaagaaagaggaggactaggTGCATTGCCAACcagtttctgaagagaaaattaaatcaaaaccaTACAGACACTGGAAGTACCACAGAAAGGAGGCCTAAGAAATCAGAGGCCAGAGAATGTGGATGTTCTGACAGGACAGTGTAGGCTGCTGGGGCGTTAGGGGACAGATGCTAGAACAGAGTGGGATCCAGCAAGGGTAAGGTGTCAGGGTCCAGCCTGGGAAAGAACCAAAAGTCCTGAATTGTTAAGGAACAAGTATATGTGGCGCAGGACAGCAACAGGCAAGTCCAGGTTCAGAGGCAGGGCGGCCAGGGGGTCCAGGCCTTCTTCAGGCTCCTTCTCAGCATGGAAGCTGGGTAGGGGCAGTGAGAGGTTCAAGGCTTGGTAGAACCTCTGGATCTGGGCCTCGGACAGGGGTAGGGTCAGGGACCTGTCAGGGGGTTCaggcagggagctctggagctgggggcTGGACCAAGAGTTGCAGTAATCATACTGGCAGCATTGGGCCTCGTACCAGTACTCTGCGAAGTAGGTAGCGTGCTTTTCTTGGCAGCGGTAAGAATTGTACTGTCCACAGCCTCGAATGAAGAAGCGGATCTTGGTATCTGGAGGAGAGGGAACAGCTAATAACCCCTGCTGCCTCTCACAGTCCCCAAACATGGCACCCCTACCACTGAGTCTCCCCATCCCTCACCCAGACCCGAATTCCATTTCAGACTCCTTCAGAAGAGGCCAGAAAAATTAGCTTAGTTGGCCCCCCAGAACCCTCCTTCCAagatcctctttttttcttcttgtactcCAGGGCTCAAGCAGCCCTCATCTAAAAGAGGAGGCCAAGCCACGGGCGTCCCACCAGCAGCCCCTTCCTTGGACCTGACTCACTGTAATAGATGGTGATCACCATGCATGGGGATGTACTGCTGATGGtgcacttctctgagcctgaaaTGCATCCGACTGAAGGGTCTTCTAAGAGGCAGAAGTGGCAGGTCCGGACTTCAGCAAGGGGAGCTAAAGAAGTAGAATGTAGGAGAGATGGGAGTGTTGGCTCACTCCAAGTCCCTTGCCCTGCAGGGAGCCCGTGCATCCAggtgcccagccccaccccttcctccctgccccggCTCCCACTTACCCTTTCCCACTGCGAAGCCCACCATGACCAGCACACCTACAAGCATACAGGCCTTCATTATGGAATTCTGGGGAGAGGGGCAGTCAGAGGGGTGCTCTGAAACCCCACCTGTCTGTGACCACACTGCTTGATCCTGAGCTGCAGGGTGGTTTTGACAGGCAGAGTGTCAGCAGGAGCTGCTGTAGTACAGACCTATATTCCTGCCTGGGGCAGGACCCTGGCTGGAGAAGTAAGTTATTAACTTGGGGAGAGGGACAGTGTGTCCTCACCCACGAGGTCCACTTCCTGAATGTGGGAGTAGTGGCCCAGACAGGGACAATACCTGGGCTGTAATCCAGCCGTCTACCTTTGTCCTGCATGCCCCCCAAAGATCTATTCCCGCCCCTCAAGGGTCCATAGATTAGCATCTGTCTCTAGCACCACCGCTGTCTTTCCCACACAATAGGGCCAGTCCCTATCATGCTGGGAGAAACTTTGGCCAGGAACCCAGCGTCCCCATCCTTCTGAGATGAGCATGTCTCAGCTCCCCCAGCAGAGGGCACACAGACACCACTAAGCAGCAATTCTGCAATtgtccctcctctctccaccccttaCAGCTCTGTTTCTTTTAGGACCACTTTCCCTGTAAAACCAAAACTGAAAGACAGCGTTGTTGATGACGTCCCTTACACTATAAACAGACAGCTGTAGGCGGCCCCAAAAGAACCAGTGTTTCTCTGgtctttaaaatgtgatttttctctggGTCTTTTCCTTGTGACCTTGCACATGCCCACACCCAATCCTAGGAATTCTGCTCTGCTCTCTACTAGAAACATCACCCAAATCCACTGGGCACAAATTTGTGCTGGTTTTCAACTTGGGGAGGGTGGGCTGGGCCATGAGGGCCCCTGGGGTCCAGCACACCACTAccctcccttccccaaccccaAGTACCAGCAGACTAGCTCACGGccttttcttccactttatttCATTATTCCCACCACAATAATGACTCCtttaatttaaactaaaaacCATAGGGGGTTCCTGAAAGGGTGGCAGC
This genomic interval carries:
- the LY6G5B gene encoding lymphocyte antigen 6 complex locus protein G5b; its protein translation is MKACMLVGVLVMVGFAVGKAPLAEVRTCHFCLLEDPSVGCISGSEKCTISSTSPCMVITIYYNTKIRFFIRGCGQYNSYRCQEKHATYFAEYWYEAQCCQYDYCNSWSSPQLQSSLPEPPDRSLTLPLSEAQIQRFYQALNLSLPLPSFHAEKEPEEGLDPLAALPLNLDLPVAVLRHIYLFLNNSGLLVLSQAGP